GTAGCGTAGGTCAGCTCCCTGCAAGTCCAGCCCGCTCAAATTTGCTCCCCGTAGATCAGCACCCATCAGGTTCATGCCGTGCATAAACAGCCCAAACCCTACACTCCAGCCAAACGTCAGGCTGGCCACATTGTCCGTGGCCGAAGCGCCCTGGCAGTATTCATCTCCCAGAATGCTAGATGCTAAACTCGCAGACAGGCCGTAATCTGCTTCACACAGCTCCGGTCCTAGGCGCTGGATTAGGTTAACGATTTGGCAGACGGCTGGTTCTAGCGCCAGTTCCGCCGGTCCACAGAGGTTTCCCAAAGTTGCGCCTGAGAGGTCAGCCCGCTGCAAATTCGCCCCTTGCAAACTGCTTCCTGCCAGGGTAGCCTCTCGCAGGTTAGTGCCTGCCAGATTTGTTCGCAGCAGCAGCGTGCGAGACAGGTTTGCCCCCTGCAAGTTGGCTCCCCCCAGGTTGGCTTCGGTTAAATTCAGGCTACCGAGGTTTGCCCCACTCAGGTCACAGTTTTCGCAGGCATTTGTCTGCAGCAGCTGTCGCACGTGTGCTGGGTTCTCTGCGCGGGCTGCGATCGCACCGCCGCCCAACCAGCACAATCCCGTACAGCCAAGCAAAAGGAGCAGTTTCATAGGGCAACGGCAGAGGCATCGACTCTAGTATGAAGAGTCGCTTTCCCCACAGCACAGATTTGAAATCTCTTGTCATGAACCGCTAAGGCTCATCCGGACTAAAGGAGCAGCCCCGAAGTGCTTTTCCTGGGTTCTAGCCAAATCTGGGACATTTCTGCGTTGGCTGGGAACACTCACGAATACGACTCATTCTCTTCAAATTACTCATGCCCCCTGCGGTGAAGACCGGATCCTTATCGCGAACAGAGTTGCTCTACGGCCAGGGGAGTGCACTTTTCTCCATCGGGCGCTATCGAGAAGCTTTGACTCGGTTCGATGCAGTGGTAAAACTCTCTCCTGATCATTTCCAAGCTTGGACACTCCACGGCTTTACCCTAGCTGCCAATAAACGGTATGAAGATGCGATCGCAAGCTTCAACCAGGCGCTAGCCCTCAACCCGCAACATTCCCTGGCTTGGCACGGTAAAGGCCACGCGCTAGCAGAGCTGCACCATTTTGAAGAGGCCATCAGCCATCTGCAGCAAGCCGTCCGGTTCAACCCCCAAGACCACAAAGCCTGGTACAACCTGGGCACCGCTCAAAATCAGCTAAAACAGTACAAAGACGCCGTTGCCAGCTTTGGGCACAGCCTCCAGATTCAGCCACAGGACTACCGCTCCTGGTACAACAAAGGGGTTGCCCAGTGCGGCCTGCAGGAATACGAAGCGGCCCTAGCCACCCTAGATCTGGCGCTCAAGATCAAGCCCAGCAGCCACTATATCTGGAACCAGCGCGGCACAGCCCTGATCCAGCTAGGCCGCTACGCAGAAGCCATCCAGAGCTTTGATACCTCCCTGCACTACGAAGTCGAAAACCCCAATGCCTGGTACGGCAAAGCTCGGGTATATGCGCTCAAAGGCGACCTAGAATACACCCTCAAAAATCTCTACCGGACCTTTGTTCTTAGCCCTTATATCTACCGGGTCATGGTGCAAATCGATGCCCACTTTGACGGGCTGCGGGAGCATCCTCAGTTTCAGGCATTCGTCGACCCCAGCTCCTAATGGGGCAGGTCAACAACAGGTGACAAAGGCAGCTGCCAGAGAATAAGTGCAAATGCTTATGCCTTAAGGATTTGGCGTAATACGAAGGATAAAATTTATGCCCCAAATTACCCCTTCAGCGTTGAAGATAGAGGTTGGGGAAACATTCAACTTTGTCTTAGATGGCGATCGCTTCAACCTAGTAGTATTTGCCCCCTACCGGCCATCCTGTAGGGGCGCACAGCAGTGCGCCCAGTGCATTAGCGCAATGGAAGCCTAGACACCACACCCTCCATTGAATGTCGCCGGGCCGATCTGCCGCTCTAGCGCAGATAGCGGTCATTTTCTTTTGGCAAAGCGGGTTTTCCCTCACGAATTTCAGGCCATTCAAGGCCACTCAGGAGGCCAGACACCGTGGTTGCACAAGTCACTAAACCCAGTTACGAGGCGAAGACCCAAGCCATTGCCAGCACCCTTTTGGGAGCCACCCGCGAAAAGCGCTCGATCTTCGCTCAAATGCGAGACCAGATGCGCTGGGATGACAAGCTCCTGGCCTTTGCGATGAGCAATCCGGGGTTACGGGTCCAGCTATTCCGGTTTATCGATGCCCTGCCAGCGCTATCCAGCAAGCCCGAAATTGCCCGCCACATGCAGGAATACCTCGCAGATGACTCGGTCGAGCTGCCGGGTGCTCTAAAGAACCTGCTCAACTTCACCAGTCCCGACTCCGTTCCAGGGCAGATCGCAGCCTCAACCGTAGCTCCAGCGGTCGAAACCCTGGCTAACCGCTACATCTCTGGCGAAACCATTGAACAGGCCATTAAGACCGTCGAGCGGCTGCGCAAAGACCGCATGACCTTCACGATGGATCTGCTGGGTGAGGCAGTCATCACCGAAACCGAAGCCGAAGCCTACCTCAACCGCTACCTGGAGCTGATGGAGCAGATGACCGCTGCTGCCAAGCGGTGGAATACGGTTGATCAGATTGATGTAGCCGACGGCCAAACCCTCTCGAAGGTACAGGTGTCGGTCAAGCTCACGGCTTTCTATTCTCAGTTCGACCCGTTGGATGAGCAGGGCACCCGCGACAAGGTGGGCCAGCACGTTCGCACTCTGCTGCGCCGTTCCGAAGCATTGGGGGTAGCCGTACACTTCGATATGGAGCAGTACCGCTACAAAGACCTCACATTGGCCATTCTCAAAGATATCTTGATGGAGGACGAGTTTCGCCAGCGGGACAACCTAGGGATAACGCTGCAGGCCTATCTGAAAGACAGCTACAGCGACTTACAGGATGTCATTGACTGGGCTAAGCAGCGAGGCACCCCCCTCACCGTGCGCTTGGTCAAAGGAGCTTACTGGGACCAAGAAACGATCACATCTCTGCAAAACGATTGGCCCAGCCCGGTCTATAGCCAAAAGATCTCTACAGATGCCAACTTTGAGCGCATGACTCGGCTCTTGATGGAGAACCATGAGGTGCTCTATGCGGCGATTGGTAGCCACAACGTGCGATCGCAAGCCCACGCCATGGCTATCGCTGAAGAACTCAATATTCCTCGCCGCCGGATTGAGCTGCAGGTTCTCTACGGCATGGCCGATAAGCTAGGGAGAGCCTTGGTTGAGCAGGGCTATCGGGTACGGGTCTACTGCCCCTACGGCGAACTCATCCCCGGCATGGCCTACCTGATCCGCCGCCTGCTGGAAAATACCGCCAATACGTCTTTCCTGCGGCAAAACCTGGAGGAGCGACCGACAGCAGAACTGTTGGCAGCGCCGGAGTTCGCAGCTGAAGATGCAGGACAGGGGAGCGTAGGAGCAAGGGAGCAAGGAAGCAAGAGAGCTGTGCCCTTTCACAATGTTGCGGATACTGACTACTCTCTGACTGATCATAGGGTTGAGGCGACAGCGGCGCTGCAGTCGGTGCGACAGCAGTTGGGGCAGCGATATGCGCCGCTGATTGACGGCGAGCGGGTTAACACCGAAGCCCACTTTGAGTCAGTCAACCCGTCTAATCCGAAGGAACTGGTGGGTAAGGTGGGGCTAGCTAGCCAGGAGCAGGCAGATCGGGCCATTGCTGCTGCCAAGGCGGCCTTTCCGGCGTGGCAGGCGACCCCGGCTAAAGAGCGGGCCGCGATTTTGCGCCGCGCTGCTGACCTGATGGAGGCTCACCGCCACGAGCTCAATGCCTGGATTGTGCTGGAGGTGGGCAAGCCGCTGCGGGAGGCTGACCCAGAAGTCTCCGAGGCCATCGACTTCTTTCGCTACTACGCGGATGAGATGGAGCGGCTAGATCGGGGCGTGGCCTACGACTACCCGGGTGAAACTAACCGTTATCGCTACTTCCCTCGGGGCACTGTGGTGGTGATTTCGCCGTGGAATTTTCCGCTTGCGATCGCAACCGGCATGACCGTAGCCGCCCTAGTCACCGGCAACTGTGCCCTGCTAAAACCGGCTGAAAACTCCTCGGTGATCGCCGCCAAACTGGCCGAAATCTTGGTCGAGGCTGGAATACCAAAGGGCGTGTTCCAATTCGTTCCAGCCAAGGGATCTACTGTGGGTGCTCACATGGTGCAGCACCCCGACGTCCACATGATTATCTTCACCGGCTCTAAAGAGGTTGGCTGCCGCATCTATGCCGAAGCCGCCCAGCTACGGCCCGGACAGAAGCACCTAAAGCGAGTTGTCGCTGAAATGGGCGGTAAAAACGCCATCATTGTCGATGAAAGCGCCGACCTCGATCAGGCCGTGCAGGGCGTGGTCAAATCGGCCTTTGGCTACAGCGGCCAGAAGTGCTCTGCCTGCTCCCGCGTGATCGTGCTGGAGTCAATCTACGATACCTTCATCAACCGCGTTGTCGAAGCAACCCGCTCTCTCAATGTGGGGCCTGCCGAGCACCCCGGCACCAAGGTGGGTCCCATAGTGGATGCTACCGCCCAGGCACGCATTCAGGAGTACATCGAGCAGGGTAAG
The nucleotide sequence above comes from Pseudanabaena sp. FACHB-2040. Encoded proteins:
- a CDS encoding tetratricopeptide repeat protein, producing MPPAVKTGSLSRTELLYGQGSALFSIGRYREALTRFDAVVKLSPDHFQAWTLHGFTLAANKRYEDAIASFNQALALNPQHSLAWHGKGHALAELHHFEEAISHLQQAVRFNPQDHKAWYNLGTAQNQLKQYKDAVASFGHSLQIQPQDYRSWYNKGVAQCGLQEYEAALATLDLALKIKPSSHYIWNQRGTALIQLGRYAEAIQSFDTSLHYEVENPNAWYGKARVYALKGDLEYTLKNLYRTFVLSPYIYRVMVQIDAHFDGLREHPQFQAFVDPSS
- the pruA gene encoding L-glutamate gamma-semialdehyde dehydrogenase, which encodes MVAQVTKPSYEAKTQAIASTLLGATREKRSIFAQMRDQMRWDDKLLAFAMSNPGLRVQLFRFIDALPALSSKPEIARHMQEYLADDSVELPGALKNLLNFTSPDSVPGQIAASTVAPAVETLANRYISGETIEQAIKTVERLRKDRMTFTMDLLGEAVITETEAEAYLNRYLELMEQMTAAAKRWNTVDQIDVADGQTLSKVQVSVKLTAFYSQFDPLDEQGTRDKVGQHVRTLLRRSEALGVAVHFDMEQYRYKDLTLAILKDILMEDEFRQRDNLGITLQAYLKDSYSDLQDVIDWAKQRGTPLTVRLVKGAYWDQETITSLQNDWPSPVYSQKISTDANFERMTRLLMENHEVLYAAIGSHNVRSQAHAMAIAEELNIPRRRIELQVLYGMADKLGRALVEQGYRVRVYCPYGELIPGMAYLIRRLLENTANTSFLRQNLEERPTAELLAAPEFAAEDAGQGSVGAREQGSKRAVPFHNVADTDYSLTDHRVEATAALQSVRQQLGQRYAPLIDGERVNTEAHFESVNPSNPKELVGKVGLASQEQADRAIAAAKAAFPAWQATPAKERAAILRRAADLMEAHRHELNAWIVLEVGKPLREADPEVSEAIDFFRYYADEMERLDRGVAYDYPGETNRYRYFPRGTVVVISPWNFPLAIATGMTVAALVTGNCALLKPAENSSVIAAKLAEILVEAGIPKGVFQFVPAKGSTVGAHMVQHPDVHMIIFTGSKEVGCRIYAEAAQLRPGQKHLKRVVAEMGGKNAIIVDESADLDQAVQGVVKSAFGYSGQKCSACSRVIVLESIYDTFINRVVEATRSLNVGPAEHPGTKVGPIVDATAQARIQEYIEQGKQEAHLALQMPAPDNGYFVGPTVFTDVAPDAVIAQEEIFGPVLAVIKANTFDEAIVIANGTDYGLTGGLFSRTPSHIERAQAEFAVGNLYINRGITGAIVSRQPFGGFKMSGVGSKAGGPDYLLQFLDPRHVSENVQRQGFAPIEGAD
- a CDS encoding pentapeptide repeat-containing protein, which encodes MKLLLLLGCTGLCWLGGGAIAARAENPAHVRQLLQTNACENCDLSGANLGSLNLTEANLGGANLQGANLSRTLLLRTNLAGTNLREATLAGSSLQGANLQRADLSGATLGNLCGPAELALEPAVCQIVNLIQRLGPELCEADYGLSASLASSILGDEYCQGASATDNVASLTFGWSVGFGLFMHGMNLMGADLRGANLSGLDLQGADLRYAQLADTDLTNTNLAYALLLNAEVSGARNGDFEQAFLQPTDLGRLLSPLLEAYAQYDAYSRGWTYVGSMNRAQQAYQVEYGRFTTELEDLGLGIEPEDEFYRFAIAATTEDYTVQVAIARQPEMTSYLGLVYLVSTQEGPITVAVVCETINPWTQLPEIGPSPATLEEEPTCPEGFEVLSSSIE